DNA sequence from the Candidatus Methylarchaceae archaeon HK02M2 genome:
AGTGAATAAAAATAACTTTTTTTCATTAATACTTTTCTTTTTTGTTTAACTTTTTGTTCAAACAAAAGTTAAATCTTCGGAACTAATTAAATAGAAATTCTTGATGGAAATGAAGATAGGTGTATTATCTGATTCTCATGCTCATTGTTTAGATGATCTTCCTAAGAAAGCTGTCGAAGTCTTGAGTGGTATGGATCTGATAATCCATGCTGGAGATTATACTGGCAAGAGGTTACTGGATGACTTGAGAAATCTTGGCAACTTTAAAGGAGTCTATGGAAACATGGACCCGTTTGAGGTCAGAAGAGAGTTGCCAAGCATTGAAGTTATTGAAGTAGGTAAATACAAGATAGGTGTTACCCACCCATCAGAAGGAGGTTCTCCATTCGGATTGGAGAAAAGGGTAAAGAAGAAATTTGGATATGTCGATGTGATCGTATACGGTCATTCTCATATGATAAAAAACAAAGTTACAAATAATATTCTATACTTCAATCCAGGTAGTTTGTCGGGTAAGTTACCTGCAATTCATAAGTCTTTAGGAATTCTTATAATTAATGAAAAAATTATAGGAAGAATATTAAAAATTTGAGTAAAGAAACAGTTCTACTATCTGCAGTAGGC
Encoded proteins:
- a CDS encoding metallophosphatase family protein; protein product: MKIGVLSDSHAHCLDDLPKKAVEVLSGMDLIIHAGDYTGKRLLDDLRNLGNFKGVYGNMDPFEVRRELPSIEVIEVGKYKIGVTHPSEGGSPFGLEKRVKKKFGYVDVIVYGHSHMIKNKVTNNILYFNPGSLSGKLPAIHKSLGILIINEKIIGRILKI